The following proteins come from a genomic window of Microtus pennsylvanicus isolate mMicPen1 chromosome 22, mMicPen1.hap1, whole genome shotgun sequence:
- the Dnajc2 gene encoding dnaJ homolog subfamily C member 2 isoform X3: protein MLKTLDPKDWKNQDHYAVLGLGHLRHKATQRQIKAAHKAMVLKHHPDKRKAAGEPIKEGDNDYFTCITKAYEMLSDPAKRRAFNSVDPTFDNSVPSKSEAKDNFFQVFSPVFERNSRWSNKKNVPKLGDMNSSFEDVDTFYSFWYNFDSWREFSYLDEEEKEKAECRDERRWIEKQNRATRAQRKKEEMNRIRTLVDNAYSCDPRIKKFKEEERAKKEAEKKAKAEARRKEQEAKEKQRQAELEAARLAKEKEEEEVRQQALLAKKEKDIQKKAIKKERQKLRTSCKSWNHFSDSEAERVKMMEEVEKLCDRLELASLQGLNEILTSSTREVGKAALEKQIEEVNEQMRKEKEEADARLRQASKNAEKPAGGGGSGSKNWSEDDLQLLIKAVNLFPAGTNSRWEVIANYMNIHSSSGIKRTAKDVIGKAKSLQKLDPHQKDDINKKAFDKFKKEHGVAPQADSAAPSERFEGPCTDFTPWTTEEQKLLEQALKTYPVNTPERWEKIAEAVPGRTKKDCMRRYKELVEMVKAKKAAQEQVLNASRAKK from the exons ATGCTGAAGACACTGGACCCCAAAGATTGGAAG AATCAAGATCATTATGCAGTTCTTGGACTGGGCCACCTCAGACACAAAGCCACACAGAGGCAGATCAAAGCAGCTC ATAAAGCGATGGTCCTAAAACATCACCCAGACAAACGGAAAGCAGCTGGGGAGCCAATCAAAGAGGGAGACAATGACTACTTCACTTGTATAACTAAAG CTTACGAAATGCTGTCTGATCCAGCGAAGAGACGCGCGTTCAACAGCGTAGACCCCACTTTCGACAACTCAGTTCCTTCTAAGAGTGAAGCAAAGGACAATTTCTTCCAAGTGTTTTCTCCGGTGTTTGAAAGGAATTCCAG atggtcaaataaaaaaaatgttcccaaACTTGGTGACATGAACTCCTCATTTGAAGATGTAgatacattttattctttctg GTATAATTTTGATTCTTGGAGAGAATTTTCTTATttagatgaagaagaaaaagaaaaagcagagtg TCGTGATGAGAGGAGATGGATCGAGAAGCAGAACAGAGCAACCAGGGCCCAGCGGAAGAAGGAGGAGATGAACAGAATAAGAACACTGGTGGATAATGCTTACAGTTGTGACCCGAGGATAAAAAAGtttaaggaagaagagagggccaagaaagaagcagaaaagaaagcaaaggcagaAGCCAGACGGAAGGAGCAGGAAGCCAAAGAGAAG caaagacaAGCAGAATTAGAAGCTGCTCGGTTGgctaaagagaaggaagaggaggaagttaGACAGCAAGCTTTACTGGCAAAGAAGGAAAAGGATATCCAGAAAAAGGCCAttaaaaaggaaaggcagaaactTCGGACCTCCTGCAAG AGCTGGAATCACTTCTCAGACAGTGAGGCGGAGCgtgtgaagatgatggaggaagTGGAGAAGCTTTGTGATCGGCTCGAGCTAGCGAG CTTACAGGGCTTGAATGAGATACTGACGTCATCTACAAGAGAAGTAGGGAAAGCTGCACTTGAAAAACAG ATAGAAGAAGTAAATGAGCaaatgaggaaagagaaggaggaagccgACGCCCGGCTGCGGCAAGCATCCAAGAATGCAGAGAAGCCGGCGGGTGGCGGTGGGAGTGGCAGTAAGAACTGGTCAGAAGACGACCTGCAGTTGCTGATCAAAGCCGTCAACCTCTTCCCCGCGGGGACAAACTCGAG ATGGGAAGTTATTGCTAATTACATGAATATACATTCTTCTTCTGGTATCAAAAGAACTGCCAAAGATGTTATTGGCAAGGCTAAAAGTCTCCAAAAACTTG ACCCTCATCAGAAAGACGACATTAACAAAAAGGCTTTTGATAAATTTAAGAAAGAACATGGAGTGGCCCCTCAGGCTGACAGTGCAGCCCCTTCAGAACGATTTGAAG gTCCCTGCACAGATTTCACCCCTTGGACCACAGAAGAGCAGAAGCTGCTAGAACAAGCTTTGAAAACGTACCCAGTAAATACTCCGGAAAGGTGGGAAAAGATAGCTGAAGCAGTTCCTGGCAGGACGAAGAAGGACTGCATGAGGCGATACAAG GAACTCGTTGAGATGgtaaaagcaaagaaagctgCTCAGGAGCAAGTGCTGAATGCAAGCAGAGCCAAGAAATGA
- the Dnajc2 gene encoding dnaJ homolog subfamily C member 2 isoform X2 → MQPGREARRGSDREAERTARATMLLLPSAADSQGTAITRSLTSASALCQVEPVGRWFEAFVKRRNRNASTSFQELEDKKELSEESEDEELHLEEFPMLKTLDPKDWKNQDHYAVLGLGHLRHKATQRQIKAAHKAMVLKHHPDKRKAAGEPIKEGDNDYFTCITKAYEMLSDPAKRRAFNSVDPTFDNSVPSKSEAKDNFFQVFSPVFERNSRWSNKKNVPKLGDMNSSFEDVDTFYSFWYNFDSWREFSYLDEEEKEKAECRDERRWIEKQNRATRAQRKKEEMNRIRTLVDNAYSCDPRIKKFKEEERAKKEAEKKAKAEARRKEQEAKEKQRQAELEAARLAKEKEEEEVRQQALLAKKEKDIQKKAIKKERQKLRTSCKSWNHFSDSEAERVKMMEEVEKLCDRLELASLQGLNEILTSSTREVGKAALEKQIEEVNEQMRKEKEEADARLRQASKNAEKPAGGGGSGSKNWSEDDLQLLIKAVNLFPAGTNSRWEVIANYMNIHSSSGIKRTAKDVIGKAKSLQKLDPHQKDDINKKAFDKFKKEHGVAPQADSAAPSERFEGPCTDFTPWTTEEQKLLEQALKTYPVNTPERWEKIAEAVPGRTKKDCMRRYKELVEMVKAKKAAQEQVLNASRAKK, encoded by the exons ATGCAGCCTGGGCGCGAGGCGAGGCGAGGCTCGGACCGGGAGGCCGAGCGGACGGCGAGGGCCACCATGCTGCTGCTGCCGAGCGCCGCGGACAGCCAGGGCACCGCCATCACCCGCTCTCTGACCTCCG CCTCTGCACTCTGTCAAGTTGAGCCCGTGGGAAGGTGGTTTGAAGCTTTTGTcaagaggagaaacagaaatgcCTCTACCTCCTTTCAGGAACTGGAGGATAAGAAGGAGCTGTCAGAGGAGTCAGAAGATGAGGAGTTGCACTTGGAGGAGTTCCCCATGCTGAAGACACTGGACCCCAAAGATTGGAAG AATCAAGATCATTATGCAGTTCTTGGACTGGGCCACCTCAGACACAAAGCCACACAGAGGCAGATCAAAGCAGCTC ATAAAGCGATGGTCCTAAAACATCACCCAGACAAACGGAAAGCAGCTGGGGAGCCAATCAAAGAGGGAGACAATGACTACTTCACTTGTATAACTAAAG CTTACGAAATGCTGTCTGATCCAGCGAAGAGACGCGCGTTCAACAGCGTAGACCCCACTTTCGACAACTCAGTTCCTTCTAAGAGTGAAGCAAAGGACAATTTCTTCCAAGTGTTTTCTCCGGTGTTTGAAAGGAATTCCAG atggtcaaataaaaaaaatgttcccaaACTTGGTGACATGAACTCCTCATTTGAAGATGTAgatacattttattctttctg GTATAATTTTGATTCTTGGAGAGAATTTTCTTATttagatgaagaagaaaaagaaaaagcagagtg TCGTGATGAGAGGAGATGGATCGAGAAGCAGAACAGAGCAACCAGGGCCCAGCGGAAGAAGGAGGAGATGAACAGAATAAGAACACTGGTGGATAATGCTTACAGTTGTGACCCGAGGATAAAAAAGtttaaggaagaagagagggccaagaaagaagcagaaaagaaagcaaaggcagaAGCCAGACGGAAGGAGCAGGAAGCCAAAGAGAAG caaagacaAGCAGAATTAGAAGCTGCTCGGTTGgctaaagagaaggaagaggaggaagttaGACAGCAAGCTTTACTGGCAAAGAAGGAAAAGGATATCCAGAAAAAGGCCAttaaaaaggaaaggcagaaactTCGGACCTCCTGCAAG AGCTGGAATCACTTCTCAGACAGTGAGGCGGAGCgtgtgaagatgatggaggaagTGGAGAAGCTTTGTGATCGGCTCGAGCTAGCGAG CTTACAGGGCTTGAATGAGATACTGACGTCATCTACAAGAGAAGTAGGGAAAGCTGCACTTGAAAAACAG ATAGAAGAAGTAAATGAGCaaatgaggaaagagaaggaggaagccgACGCCCGGCTGCGGCAAGCATCCAAGAATGCAGAGAAGCCGGCGGGTGGCGGTGGGAGTGGCAGTAAGAACTGGTCAGAAGACGACCTGCAGTTGCTGATCAAAGCCGTCAACCTCTTCCCCGCGGGGACAAACTCGAG ATGGGAAGTTATTGCTAATTACATGAATATACATTCTTCTTCTGGTATCAAAAGAACTGCCAAAGATGTTATTGGCAAGGCTAAAAGTCTCCAAAAACTTG ACCCTCATCAGAAAGACGACATTAACAAAAAGGCTTTTGATAAATTTAAGAAAGAACATGGAGTGGCCCCTCAGGCTGACAGTGCAGCCCCTTCAGAACGATTTGAAG gTCCCTGCACAGATTTCACCCCTTGGACCACAGAAGAGCAGAAGCTGCTAGAACAAGCTTTGAAAACGTACCCAGTAAATACTCCGGAAAGGTGGGAAAAGATAGCTGAAGCAGTTCCTGGCAGGACGAAGAAGGACTGCATGAGGCGATACAAG GAACTCGTTGAGATGgtaaaagcaaagaaagctgCTCAGGAGCAAGTGCTGAATGCAAGCAGAGCCAAGAAATGA
- the Dnajc2 gene encoding dnaJ homolog subfamily C member 2 isoform X1, producing MQPGREARRGSDREAERTARATMLLLPSAADSQGTAITRSLTSGSRYLEIEAFLAMVDVCFSLTASALCQVEPVGRWFEAFVKRRNRNASTSFQELEDKKELSEESEDEELHLEEFPMLKTLDPKDWKNQDHYAVLGLGHLRHKATQRQIKAAHKAMVLKHHPDKRKAAGEPIKEGDNDYFTCITKAYEMLSDPAKRRAFNSVDPTFDNSVPSKSEAKDNFFQVFSPVFERNSRWSNKKNVPKLGDMNSSFEDVDTFYSFWYNFDSWREFSYLDEEEKEKAECRDERRWIEKQNRATRAQRKKEEMNRIRTLVDNAYSCDPRIKKFKEEERAKKEAEKKAKAEARRKEQEAKEKQRQAELEAARLAKEKEEEEVRQQALLAKKEKDIQKKAIKKERQKLRTSCKSWNHFSDSEAERVKMMEEVEKLCDRLELASLQGLNEILTSSTREVGKAALEKQIEEVNEQMRKEKEEADARLRQASKNAEKPAGGGGSGSKNWSEDDLQLLIKAVNLFPAGTNSRWEVIANYMNIHSSSGIKRTAKDVIGKAKSLQKLDPHQKDDINKKAFDKFKKEHGVAPQADSAAPSERFEGPCTDFTPWTTEEQKLLEQALKTYPVNTPERWEKIAEAVPGRTKKDCMRRYKELVEMVKAKKAAQEQVLNASRAKK from the exons ATGCAGCCTGGGCGCGAGGCGAGGCGAGGCTCGGACCGGGAGGCCGAGCGGACGGCGAGGGCCACCATGCTGCTGCTGCCGAGCGCCGCGGACAGCCAGGGCACCGCCATCACCCGCTCTCTGACCTCCG GAAGTCGCTACCTTGAAATAGAGGCGTTCCTTGCAATGGTTGACGTCTGCTTTTCCCTCACAGCCTCTGCACTCTGTCAAGTTGAGCCCGTGGGAAGGTGGTTTGAAGCTTTTGTcaagaggagaaacagaaatgcCTCTACCTCCTTTCAGGAACTGGAGGATAAGAAGGAGCTGTCAGAGGAGTCAGAAGATGAGGAGTTGCACTTGGAGGAGTTCCCCATGCTGAAGACACTGGACCCCAAAGATTGGAAG AATCAAGATCATTATGCAGTTCTTGGACTGGGCCACCTCAGACACAAAGCCACACAGAGGCAGATCAAAGCAGCTC ATAAAGCGATGGTCCTAAAACATCACCCAGACAAACGGAAAGCAGCTGGGGAGCCAATCAAAGAGGGAGACAATGACTACTTCACTTGTATAACTAAAG CTTACGAAATGCTGTCTGATCCAGCGAAGAGACGCGCGTTCAACAGCGTAGACCCCACTTTCGACAACTCAGTTCCTTCTAAGAGTGAAGCAAAGGACAATTTCTTCCAAGTGTTTTCTCCGGTGTTTGAAAGGAATTCCAG atggtcaaataaaaaaaatgttcccaaACTTGGTGACATGAACTCCTCATTTGAAGATGTAgatacattttattctttctg GTATAATTTTGATTCTTGGAGAGAATTTTCTTATttagatgaagaagaaaaagaaaaagcagagtg TCGTGATGAGAGGAGATGGATCGAGAAGCAGAACAGAGCAACCAGGGCCCAGCGGAAGAAGGAGGAGATGAACAGAATAAGAACACTGGTGGATAATGCTTACAGTTGTGACCCGAGGATAAAAAAGtttaaggaagaagagagggccaagaaagaagcagaaaagaaagcaaaggcagaAGCCAGACGGAAGGAGCAGGAAGCCAAAGAGAAG caaagacaAGCAGAATTAGAAGCTGCTCGGTTGgctaaagagaaggaagaggaggaagttaGACAGCAAGCTTTACTGGCAAAGAAGGAAAAGGATATCCAGAAAAAGGCCAttaaaaaggaaaggcagaaactTCGGACCTCCTGCAAG AGCTGGAATCACTTCTCAGACAGTGAGGCGGAGCgtgtgaagatgatggaggaagTGGAGAAGCTTTGTGATCGGCTCGAGCTAGCGAG CTTACAGGGCTTGAATGAGATACTGACGTCATCTACAAGAGAAGTAGGGAAAGCTGCACTTGAAAAACAG ATAGAAGAAGTAAATGAGCaaatgaggaaagagaaggaggaagccgACGCCCGGCTGCGGCAAGCATCCAAGAATGCAGAGAAGCCGGCGGGTGGCGGTGGGAGTGGCAGTAAGAACTGGTCAGAAGACGACCTGCAGTTGCTGATCAAAGCCGTCAACCTCTTCCCCGCGGGGACAAACTCGAG ATGGGAAGTTATTGCTAATTACATGAATATACATTCTTCTTCTGGTATCAAAAGAACTGCCAAAGATGTTATTGGCAAGGCTAAAAGTCTCCAAAAACTTG ACCCTCATCAGAAAGACGACATTAACAAAAAGGCTTTTGATAAATTTAAGAAAGAACATGGAGTGGCCCCTCAGGCTGACAGTGCAGCCCCTTCAGAACGATTTGAAG gTCCCTGCACAGATTTCACCCCTTGGACCACAGAAGAGCAGAAGCTGCTAGAACAAGCTTTGAAAACGTACCCAGTAAATACTCCGGAAAGGTGGGAAAAGATAGCTGAAGCAGTTCCTGGCAGGACGAAGAAGGACTGCATGAGGCGATACAAG GAACTCGTTGAGATGgtaaaagcaaagaaagctgCTCAGGAGCAAGTGCTGAATGCAAGCAGAGCCAAGAAATGA